A window from Carassius gibelio isolate Cgi1373 ecotype wild population from Czech Republic chromosome B3, carGib1.2-hapl.c, whole genome shotgun sequence encodes these proteins:
- the LOC127953843 gene encoding protein FAM104A — MLTENRKRQRAEGDDEDAQMPQAKRLSSALQSSETGRESWESESSSSESSWISSPDRAAGSSSSGVDVLGPHAGPGPGPGPGPGPCSPHSASKQSDPGDLLSYQHINRVLREAHFQSLQSRAQSKHR, encoded by the exons ATGCTTACAGAAAACAG GAAACGTCAGCGCGCTGAAGGAGATGATGAAGATGCTCAGATGCCTCAGGCCAAACGACTGAGTTCAGCCCTCCAGAGCTCAGAGACGGGGAGAGAGTCCTGGGAGTCTGAG TCTTCCAGTAGCGAGAGCAGTTGGATCAGCAGTCCGGATCGCGCCGCGGGGAGCAGCAGCAGCGGAGTGGATGTTCTCGGACCCCACGCCGGCCCCGGCCCCGGCCCCGGCCCCGGCCCCGGCCCCTGCAGTCCCCACAGTGCCTCCAAGCAGTCGGACCCCGGGGACCTGCTGTCCTACCAGCACATCAACCGTGTCCTGAGGGAAGCCCATTTCCAAAGCTTACAGAGCCGGGCTCAATCCAAGCACAGGTGA